In Pseudothermotoga sp., a genomic segment contains:
- a CDS encoding FAD-binding oxidoreductase, translating to MKNEFKVAIIGAGIVGSSIAYHLAKFGESDVVVFEKGYISSGSTGRCAGGIRQQWSSPNNVLLAMRSVKLFEKMSEETGVDIEYKQGGYLVLSYDENEAKQFEENVKMQRTLGLNVELLSPQQVKRRFEYVNVNGVLLATFCQTDGHANPHLANFAYARSARKLGVTILTHTAVLGIEVGTSWFILHTDRGKFKAKIVVNAAGDYSGQVAAMVGLNLPVESYRHQILVTEPVKNFVDPMLISFSGNFYVRQTKHGQFIMGQGDKDERAGLNYNVTFKFEKDLALKMCRLLPFMRKLRIVRHWSGHYNMSPDAQPILGESLQLTNFYYAVGFSGHGFMLAPAVGEALAEKILFGRTKHVDISSLNVDRFEKLTVKEMNVV from the coding sequence AGTTCAATTGCATATCATCTCGCCAAGTTCGGAGAGAGCGATGTTGTTGTGTTTGAGAAAGGTTACATAAGCTCTGGTTCCACTGGTAGATGTGCTGGTGGTATCAGACAACAATGGAGCTCACCGAACAACGTGTTACTCGCCATGAGAAGTGTCAAACTCTTCGAGAAGATGAGCGAAGAAACCGGCGTAGACATTGAATACAAGCAAGGTGGTTATCTCGTACTCTCTTACGACGAGAACGAAGCCAAGCAATTCGAGGAGAATGTAAAAATGCAAAGGACACTTGGACTGAACGTTGAGCTACTTTCGCCCCAACAAGTGAAGAGGCGTTTCGAATATGTGAATGTGAATGGAGTCTTACTCGCTACTTTTTGCCAGACCGATGGTCACGCCAATCCCCACCTTGCGAACTTTGCTTATGCTCGTTCAGCGAGAAAGCTTGGCGTAACGATCCTCACCCACACAGCGGTTCTCGGTATCGAGGTGGGAACATCTTGGTTCATACTCCACACAGACAGGGGTAAGTTCAAAGCGAAGATAGTCGTGAACGCAGCCGGTGACTATTCTGGTCAAGTTGCCGCAATGGTTGGTTTGAATCTTCCTGTGGAGAGTTATAGACACCAGATTTTGGTTACTGAACCCGTGAAGAACTTCGTCGATCCGATGCTCATAAGTTTCTCGGGTAACTTCTACGTCAGACAAACTAAGCACGGTCAGTTCATCATGGGTCAAGGCGATAAAGACGAAAGGGCTGGTTTGAACTACAACGTAACGTTCAAATTTGAAAAAGACTTGGCACTGAAAATGTGTCGTTTGCTTCCGTTCATGCGGAAGCTCAGGATAGTGAGGCACTGGTCTGGGCATTACAACATGTCTCCTGATGCTCAGCCGATCCTCGGTGAATCACTACAACTGACTAATTTTTACTATGCGGTGGGTTTCAGTGGACACGGTTTCATGTTAGCTCCTGCGGTCGGCGAAGCGTTGGCAGAGAAAATACTCTTCGGTAGGACTAAGCATGTCGATATATCGAGTTTGAACGTGGACAGGTTTGAAAAGTTAACCGTCAAGGAAATGAACGTGGTGTGA
- the yajC gene encoding preprotein translocase subunit YajC: MNIIYSAAPGATAPSGTTTTTGSGWSFIFLLVMLFAMFYFLIILPQRRREKQFQQMISQLKRGDTVITVGGIVGKVIDIKKDTVKIKTAMTTELEVTKRAIASVFREKEEEQKEEEKQD; this comes from the coding sequence ATGAACATAATCTACAGTGCGGCACCAGGTGCGACTGCACCGAGTGGAACCACCACAACCACAGGCTCGGGCTGGAGCTTCATCTTCCTTCTGGTCATGCTCTTCGCGATGTTCTACTTCCTCATTATCCTGCCCCAGAGAAGGAGAGAAAAACAGTTCCAGCAGATGATTTCTCAGTTGAAACGCGGTGATACCGTTATAACGGTCGGTGGTATCGTTGGAAAAGTCATTGATATCAAAAAAGATACAGTGAAGATCAAGACGGCGATGACCACTGAGCTTGAGGTGACCAAGCGGGCCATAGCTTCCGTGTTCAGAGAAAAGGAAGAGGAGCAGAAGGAAGAAGAGAAACAAGACTGA